The Seriola aureovittata isolate HTS-2021-v1 ecotype China chromosome 3, ASM2101889v1, whole genome shotgun sequence genome includes a region encoding these proteins:
- the snapc3 gene encoding snRNA-activating protein complex subunit 3, with protein MAASGPSTDGNTNIPDYEYADVNTTAFHIGSFRNEWLSRLKAEDFSYQQEDDDAFDANFAKEMGVAAETMTELKSICSLDSLRCHPEDEQPDTEVVPPDPTLKTLVQRKKKQDYRASLKVTKNRHDLYADELERLTVGRRPEEVADLVPEGEVILTINVYYPAIFEKFNYIRPHMTLLMTGSHSLAELRDAICCVSDLQVCGEFSNTPDIAPDFISKDHYKSAFFFFEGVFYNDMRFQECQDISMTVIEWAKARNFPPHSQAKMEDTRFVDLKIKVGFPYLYCHQGDCEHLVIITDVRLAHRNDCLDKKLYPLLTHKHRVTTQKCAVCHVFIGRWFTTNDQFAPSEPCLFCDKCFRMLHYDSEGSKLGDFLAYPYVDRGAFN; from the exons TATGAATACGCTGATGTGAACACCACAGCTTTTCACATCGGCTCGTTCAGAAACGAGTGGCTGAGCAGACTGAAGGCGGAAGACTTCTCCTACCAGCAGGAGGACGACGACGCCTTCGATGCTAACTTTGCTAAAGAGATGGGGGTCGCTGCGGAGACCATGACCGAACTGAAATCCATCTGCAG tctCGATTCACTCCGTTGCCATCCTGAGGATGAGCAGCCTGATACAGAAGTTGTACCTCCAGACCCGACACTTAAAACACTAGT acaaaggaaaaagaaacaagattACAGAGCTTCTCTGAAAGTCACTAAGAATAGACATGACCTCTACGCAGATGAACTG GAGCGTTTAACTGTTGGCAGAAGACCAGAAGAAGTGGCTGACTTGGTCCCGGAAGGAGAAGTCATTCTAACCATCAACGTCTACTACCCTGCCATTTTTGAGAAA TTTAACTACATCAGACCCCACATGACTCTGCTGATGACAGGCTCCCACAGCTTGGCAGAGCTCAGGGATGCTATTTGCTGTGTCAGCGACTTGCAAGTGTGCGGCGAGTTCAGCAACACGCCGGACATTGCTCCAGACTTCATCAGCAAA GATCATTACAAGtcagctttcttcttcttcgaAGGAGTTTTCTACAATGACATGCGTTTCCAAGAGTGTCAAGACATCAGCAT GACTGTGATTGAATGGGCAAAGGCCCGCAACTTCCCACCCCACAGCCAGGCCAAGATGGAGGACACACGGTTTGTGGATCTGAAGATAAAAGTGGGCTTTCCTTACCTCTACTGTCATCAGGGAGACTGCGAGCATCTCGTCATCATCACAGACGTCAG ACTCGCCCACAGGAACGACTGCCTGGACAAGAAGCTTTACCCACTTCTCACTCACAAGCACAGGGTCACCACCCAGAAGTGTGCAGTTTGCCATGTCTTCATTGGCAg GTGGTTCACTACCAACGACCAGTTTGCTCCGAGTGAACCGTGTCTGTTCTGTGACAAGTGTTTCCGCATGCTTCACTACGACTCTGAGGGCAGCAAGCTGGGGGATTTTCTGGCCTATCCCTATGTGGACCGCGGTGCCTTCAACTGA